The following are encoded together in the Streptomyces rapamycinicus NRRL 5491 genome:
- a CDS encoding response regulator: MTPSAPPARSASEPIRVLVAEDQGSVRSGLVLILRSAPDVEVVGEAVDGLQAVEMARALRPDVVLMDVQMPRLDGVSATRQVVAEQLADVLVLTTFDLDEYVFGALRAGAAGFLLKDSEAADLIEAVRTVGRGEGMIATAVTRRLIAEFARPQAVPSPTTPSPEVLATLTPREREVLACLGQGLSNAQIAGRLTMAEATVKTHVSRLLNKLELRSRVQAAVLAQELGVR; encoded by the coding sequence GTGACCCCGTCCGCCCCGCCCGCCCGTTCCGCGTCCGAGCCGATCCGGGTACTGGTCGCCGAGGACCAGGGCTCGGTCCGCTCCGGGCTGGTGCTGATCCTGCGGTCCGCCCCCGATGTCGAGGTGGTCGGCGAGGCGGTGGACGGCCTCCAGGCGGTGGAGATGGCCCGGGCGCTGCGCCCCGATGTGGTGCTCATGGATGTCCAGATGCCCCGGCTGGACGGGGTGTCCGCCACCCGCCAGGTGGTCGCCGAGCAGCTGGCGGACGTGCTGGTGCTGACCACCTTCGACCTGGACGAGTACGTCTTCGGGGCGCTGCGCGCGGGCGCCGCCGGATTCCTGCTCAAGGACAGCGAGGCGGCCGATCTGATCGAGGCGGTCCGTACCGTGGGGCGCGGCGAGGGCATGATCGCCACCGCGGTCACCCGCCGTCTGATCGCGGAGTTCGCCCGGCCCCAGGCCGTCCCCTCCCCCACCACGCCCAGCCCCGAGGTGCTCGCCACGCTCACCCCGCGGGAGCGGGAGGTGCTGGCCTGTCTGGGGCAGGGGCTGTCGAACGCGCAGATCGCGGGGCGGCTCACCATGGCGGAGGCGACGGTGAAGACGCATGTCAGCCGGCTGCTGAACAAGCTGGAGCTGCGCAGCCGGGTCCAGGCCGCGGTACTGGCCCAGGAACTGGGCGTGCGCTGA
- a CDS encoding DUF2550 domain-containing protein, which produces MVLALLVGGVVVALVVVGLFVFGLRRRLIQRSGGTFDCSLRWDPPPSESEPSGKGWVYGVARYNGDRVEWFRVFSYAPRPRRTLERASIEVLERRTPKGEEELALLSDAVVLACRHGGTRLELAMSDDALTGFLAWLEAAPPGQRVNVA; this is translated from the coding sequence ATGGTCCTCGCTCTGCTTGTGGGCGGCGTGGTCGTCGCGCTGGTGGTGGTGGGACTCTTCGTCTTCGGTCTCCGGCGGCGGCTGATCCAGCGGTCCGGCGGAACCTTCGACTGTTCGCTGCGCTGGGATCCACCGCCCAGCGAATCCGAGCCCAGCGGCAAGGGCTGGGTGTACGGCGTCGCCCGCTACAACGGTGACCGCGTCGAGTGGTTCCGGGTCTTCTCCTACGCGCCGCGGCCCCGGCGGACCCTGGAGCGCGCCTCGATCGAGGTGCTGGAGCGGCGCACCCCCAAGGGCGAGGAGGAGCTGGCGCTGCTCTCCGACGCGGTGGTGCTCGCCTGCCGGCACGGTGGCACCCGGCTGGAACTGGCCATGAGCGATGACGCCCTGACCGGCTTTCTGGCCTGGCTGGAGGCCGCTCCTCCCGGCCAGCGGGTCAACGTGGCCTGA
- a CDS encoding F0F1 ATP synthase subunit epsilon, with the protein MAAELQVEMVAADRSVWSGTATLVIARTTSGDIGVMPGHQPLLGVLESGPVTIRSVDGGTVVAAVHGGFISFSDDKLSLLAEVAELSDEIDVKRAERALERAKSEADAAAERRADVRLRAVAGAH; encoded by the coding sequence TTGGCTGCTGAGCTGCAGGTCGAGATGGTCGCGGCGGACCGTAGTGTCTGGTCCGGCACGGCCACCTTGGTCATCGCGCGCACCACATCGGGTGACATCGGCGTCATGCCCGGCCACCAGCCGCTGCTCGGTGTGCTGGAGTCCGGCCCGGTGACCATCCGTTCGGTCGACGGCGGGACGGTCGTGGCCGCGGTGCACGGTGGGTTCATCTCGTTCTCGGACGACAAGCTCTCACTGCTGGCCGAGGTCGCTGAGCTGTCCGACGAAATCGATGTGAAGCGCGCGGAGCGGGCGCTGGAGCGTGCCAAGTCGGAGGCGGACGCCGCCGCCGAGCGGCGCGCCGACGTCCGGCTGCGCGCGGTGGCGGGAGCGCACTGA
- the atpD gene encoding F0F1 ATP synthase subunit beta, which yields MTTTVEPTAVAAGRVARVIGPVVDVEFPVDAMPDIYNALTVEVADPAQDGAKKTLTLEVAQHLGEGLVRSISMQPTDGLVRQAAVTDTGAGITVPVGDVTKGRVFNTLGQILNEPEAESEVTERWSIHRKAPAFDQLESKTEMFETGLKVVDLLTPYVKGGKIGLFGGAGVGKTVLIQEMIMRVAKLHEGVSVFAGVGERTREGNDLIEEMAESGVLPQTALVFGQMDEPPGTRLRVALAGLTMAEYFRDVQKQDVLFFVDNIFRFTQAGSEVSTLLGRMPSAVGYQPNLADEMGLLQERITSTRGHSITSMQAIYVPADDLTDPAPANVFAHLDATTTLSRPISEKGIYPAVDPLDSTSRILDPRYISQDHYDCASRVKSILQKYKDLQDIINILGIDELGEEDKLTVFRARRIERFLSQNTHAAKQFTGLDGSDVPLDESIAAFNAIADGEFDHFPEQAFFMCGGLDDLKAKAKELGVS from the coding sequence ATGACCACCACTGTTGAGCCAACCGCTGTGGCCGCCGGCCGCGTCGCGCGGGTCATCGGCCCGGTCGTCGACGTGGAGTTCCCCGTCGACGCGATGCCGGACATCTACAACGCGCTGACCGTCGAGGTCGCCGACCCGGCCCAGGACGGGGCGAAGAAGACCCTGACCCTCGAGGTCGCGCAGCACCTCGGCGAGGGCCTGGTGCGCTCCATCTCCATGCAGCCCACCGACGGTCTGGTCCGCCAGGCCGCCGTGACCGACACCGGCGCCGGCATCACCGTGCCCGTCGGCGACGTCACCAAGGGCCGGGTGTTCAACACCCTCGGTCAGATCCTCAACGAGCCCGAGGCCGAGTCCGAGGTCACCGAGCGCTGGTCCATCCACCGCAAGGCCCCGGCCTTCGACCAGCTCGAGTCCAAGACCGAGATGTTCGAGACCGGTCTGAAGGTCGTCGACCTGCTGACCCCGTACGTCAAGGGCGGCAAGATCGGCCTGTTCGGCGGCGCGGGCGTCGGCAAGACCGTGCTCATCCAGGAAATGATCATGCGTGTGGCCAAGCTGCACGAGGGCGTTTCCGTGTTCGCCGGTGTCGGCGAGCGCACCCGTGAGGGCAACGACCTGATCGAGGAGATGGCCGAGTCCGGCGTGCTCCCGCAGACCGCGCTGGTCTTCGGCCAGATGGACGAGCCCCCGGGCACCCGGCTGCGGGTGGCCCTGGCCGGTCTGACCATGGCGGAGTACTTCCGCGATGTGCAGAAGCAGGACGTGCTGTTCTTCGTCGACAACATCTTCCGCTTCACCCAGGCCGGTTCCGAGGTCTCGACCCTGCTCGGCCGGATGCCCTCCGCGGTGGGATACCAGCCGAACCTGGCCGACGAGATGGGCCTTCTCCAGGAGCGCATCACCTCGACCCGTGGTCACTCCATCACCTCGATGCAGGCGATCTACGTCCCCGCGGACGACCTGACCGACCCGGCCCCGGCGAACGTCTTCGCGCACCTCGACGCGACGACGACGCTCTCCCGGCCGATCTCGGAGAAGGGCATCTACCCGGCGGTGGACCCGCTGGACTCGACGTCCCGGATCCTGGACCCGCGCTACATCTCGCAGGACCACTACGACTGCGCCTCGCGCGTGAAGTCGATCCTGCAGAAGTACAAGGACCTCCAGGACATCATCAACATCCTGGGCATCGACGAGCTCGGCGAGGAGGACAAGCTCACCGTCTTCCGCGCCCGTCGTATCGAGCGCTTCCTGTCGCAGAACACCCACGCGGCGAAGCAGTTCACCGGTCTCGACGGATCGGACGTGCCGCTGGACGAGTCCATCGCCGCGTTCAACGCGATCGCCGACGGTGAGTTCGACCACTTCCCCGAGCAGGCGTTCTTCATGTGCGGTGGCCTGGACGACCTCAAGGCCAAGGCCAAGGAGCTGGGCGTCTCCTGA
- a CDS encoding F0F1 ATP synthase subunit gamma, which translates to MGAQAKVYKRRIKSVSATKKITKAMEMIAASRVVKAQRRVAASTPYATELTRAVGAVAKGSTTQHALTTESENPTRAAVLLITSDRGLAGGYSSNVIKAAEELTERLTREGKEVDAYIVGRKGVAYYSFRERKVTESWGGFTDNPTYADAKKIAGPLIEAVLKDTADGGVDELHIVFTEFVSMLTQTPVQDRLLPLSLEEKAEEQEKKGEILPLFDFEPSSEDVLDALLPRYVEARIYNALLQAAASKHAATRRAMKSATDNADELIKSLTRLANAARQADITQEISEIVGGASALADASAGSD; encoded by the coding sequence ATGGGTGCCCAGGCCAAGGTCTACAAGAGGCGGATCAAGTCCGTCTCCGCGACCAAGAAGATCACCAAGGCGATGGAGATGATCGCCGCCTCCCGCGTCGTCAAGGCGCAGCGCCGCGTGGCCGCGTCGACTCCGTACGCCACCGAGCTCACCCGAGCGGTGGGCGCGGTCGCCAAGGGCTCCACCACCCAGCACGCGCTGACCACGGAGAGCGAGAACCCGACCCGCGCCGCGGTGCTGCTCATCACGAGCGACCGGGGTCTGGCGGGCGGCTACTCCTCCAACGTGATCAAGGCGGCCGAGGAGCTCACCGAGCGGCTCACCCGTGAGGGCAAGGAGGTCGACGCGTACATCGTCGGCCGCAAGGGCGTGGCGTACTACTCCTTCCGTGAGCGCAAGGTCACGGAGTCGTGGGGTGGCTTCACCGACAACCCCACCTACGCGGACGCCAAGAAGATCGCGGGCCCGCTGATCGAGGCCGTCCTCAAGGACACGGCCGATGGCGGCGTGGACGAGCTGCACATCGTCTTCACCGAGTTCGTCTCGATGCTGACGCAGACCCCGGTCCAGGACCGGCTGCTGCCGCTCAGCCTCGAGGAAAAGGCGGAGGAGCAGGAGAAGAAGGGCGAGATCCTCCCGCTCTTCGACTTCGAGCCGTCCTCCGAGGACGTGCTGGACGCCCTGCTGCCCCGGTATGTCGAGGCCCGTATCTACAACGCCCTGCTCCAGGCCGCCGCCTCCAAGCACGCGGCGACCCGGCGGGCGATGAAGTCGGCGACCGACAATGCCGATGAACTCATCAAGTCGCTCACGCGGCTTGCCAACGCGGCCCGCCAGGCCGACATCACCCAGGAAATCAGCGAGATCGTCGGTGGCGCGAGCGCTCTGGCCGACGCCTCCGCGGGGAGTGACTGA
- the atpA gene encoding F0F1 ATP synthase subunit alpha, translating into MAELTIRPEEIRDALENFVQAYKPDAASREEVGTVSVAGDGIAKVEGLPSAMANELLKFEDGTLGLALNLEEREIGAVVLGEFSGIEEGQQVHRTGEVLSVAVGEGYLGRVVDPLGAPIDGLGEIETEGRRALELQAPTVMDRKSVHEPMETGYKAVDAMTPIGRGQRQLIIGDRQTGKTALCVDTIINQRDNWRSGDPKKQVRCIYVAIGQKGSTIASVRGALEEAGALEYTTIVAAPASDPAGFKYLAPYTGSAIGQHWMYQGKHVLIVFDDLSKQADAYRAVSLLLRRPPGREAYPGDVFYLHSRLLERCAKLSDDMGSGSMTGLPIVETKANDVSAFIPTNVISITDGQCFLESDLFNANQRPALNVGISVSRVGGSAQHRAMRQVSGRLRVDLAQYRELEAFAAFGSDLDAASKASLERGARMVELLKQGQYAPYSTEDEIVSIWSGTNGKMDDVPVADVRRFERELLDYLHREHKGLLTSIVEGGKMSDDTIAALGEAVDSFKKQFETSDGKLLGEG; encoded by the coding sequence ATGGCGGAGCTCACGATCCGGCCGGAGGAGATCCGGGACGCACTGGAGAACTTTGTCCAGGCGTACAAGCCGGACGCGGCCTCGCGCGAGGAGGTCGGGACGGTCAGCGTTGCCGGCGACGGCATCGCGAAGGTCGAGGGTCTTCCCTCGGCCATGGCGAACGAACTGCTGAAGTTCGAGGACGGCACCCTCGGCCTCGCCCTCAACCTCGAGGAGCGCGAGATCGGTGCGGTCGTCCTCGGTGAGTTCAGCGGCATCGAGGAGGGTCAGCAGGTGCACCGCACCGGCGAGGTCCTCTCGGTCGCCGTCGGCGAGGGCTACCTCGGCCGCGTGGTCGACCCGCTGGGTGCCCCGATCGACGGCCTCGGCGAGATCGAGACCGAGGGCCGCCGCGCCCTCGAACTGCAGGCCCCCACGGTCATGGACCGCAAGTCGGTGCACGAGCCGATGGAGACCGGCTACAAGGCCGTCGACGCGATGACCCCGATCGGCCGTGGCCAGCGTCAGCTGATCATCGGCGACCGGCAGACCGGCAAGACCGCGCTGTGCGTCGACACGATCATCAACCAGCGTGACAACTGGCGCTCCGGCGACCCGAAGAAGCAGGTCCGCTGCATCTACGTCGCCATCGGCCAGAAGGGCTCCACCATCGCGTCCGTGCGCGGCGCGCTGGAGGAGGCCGGCGCCCTGGAGTACACGACGATCGTCGCCGCCCCGGCGTCCGACCCGGCGGGCTTCAAGTACCTGGCCCCCTACACCGGCTCGGCCATCGGCCAGCACTGGATGTACCAGGGCAAGCACGTTCTGATCGTCTTCGACGACCTGTCCAAGCAGGCCGACGCCTACCGTGCGGTGTCCCTGCTGCTGCGCCGCCCGCCGGGCCGTGAGGCCTACCCGGGCGACGTCTTCTACCTGCACTCCCGGCTGCTGGAGCGCTGCGCCAAGCTCTCCGACGACATGGGCTCCGGTTCGATGACCGGTCTGCCGATCGTCGAGACCAAGGCGAACGACGTGTCGGCGTTCATCCCGACCAACGTCATCTCCATCACCGACGGCCAGTGCTTCCTGGAGTCGGACCTGTTCAACGCCAACCAGCGGCCGGCCCTCAACGTCGGTATCTCGGTCTCCCGAGTCGGTGGTTCCGCGCAGCACAGGGCGATGCGCCAGGTCTCCGGCCGCCTCCGGGTGGACCTCGCCCAGTACCGTGAGCTGGAGGCGTTCGCCGCCTTCGGCTCGGACCTGGACGCGGCCTCGAAGGCGTCGCTGGAGCGCGGTGCGCGCATGGTCGAGCTGCTGAAGCAGGGCCAGTACGCCCCGTACTCCACCGAGGACGAGATCGTCTCCATCTGGTCCGGCACCAACGGCAAGATGGACGACGTGCCCGTAGCGGACGTCCGCCGCTTCGAGCGTGAGCTGCTGGACTACCTGCACCGTGAGCACAAGGGGCTGCTGACCAGCATCGTCGAGGGCGGCAAGATGTCCGACGACACGATCGCGGCGCTGGGCGAGGCCGTCGACAGCTTCAAGAAGCAGTTCGAGACCTCGGACGGCAAGCTGCTGGGCGAGGGCTGA
- a CDS encoding F0F1 ATP synthase subunit delta, whose protein sequence is MNGASREALAAARERFDALTDNTAVDATKLADELAAVTALLDREVSLRRVLTDPAQPGEAKAELAARVLGGQVGGETIDLVSGLVRARWSRSRDLVDSLEELASAADLVAAERAGALDDVEDELFRFGRIVSSSSELRGALTDRRATVSAKSGLVGELLGGRADQRTERLVIRMVTHPRGRSLEAGLDELSKLAAARRDRTVAVVTSAVPLSDRQKQRLGDALGKLYGRKMHLNLDVDPEVLGGISVRIGDEVINGTIADRLEEATRRMAG, encoded by the coding sequence ATGAACGGAGCGAGCCGGGAGGCACTGGCAGCCGCGCGCGAGCGCTTCGACGCACTGACGGACAACACCGCCGTCGACGCGACGAAGCTCGCCGATGAGCTGGCCGCCGTCACCGCGCTGCTCGACCGCGAGGTCTCGCTGCGCCGGGTCCTCACCGACCCGGCGCAGCCCGGCGAGGCCAAGGCCGAGCTGGCCGCGCGGGTGCTGGGCGGGCAGGTCGGCGGCGAGACCATCGACCTGGTCTCCGGCCTGGTCCGGGCCCGCTGGTCGCGCTCGCGCGACCTGGTGGACTCGCTCGAGGAGCTGGCCAGCGCCGCCGACCTGGTCGCGGCCGAGCGGGCCGGCGCCCTCGACGACGTGGAGGACGAGCTGTTCCGGTTCGGCCGGATCGTCTCCTCCTCGTCCGAGCTGCGCGGTGCGCTCACCGACCGGCGAGCGACCGTCTCCGCCAAGTCCGGGCTGGTCGGCGAGCTGCTCGGCGGCCGCGCCGACCAGCGGACCGAGCGGCTGGTGATCCGCATGGTGACCCATCCGCGGGGTCGTAGCCTGGAGGCGGGTCTCGACGAGCTGTCCAAGCTGGCGGCGGCGCGCCGGGACCGTACGGTCGCGGTCGTCACCTCCGCGGTGCCGCTCAGCGACCGGCAGAAGCAGCGGCTCGGTGACGCACTGGGGAAGCTGTACGGACGGAAGATGCACCTGAACCTCGATGTGGACCCCGAGGTCCTCGGCGGGATCTCGGTGCGCATCGGCGACGAGGTCATCAACGGGACCATCGCGGACCGCCTCGAAGAGGCGACCCGGCGGATGGCCGGCTGA
- a CDS encoding F0F1 ATP synthase subunit B, giving the protein MNALVQVAAEESENPLIPPIPELVIGLIAFAIVFIFLAKKLLPNINRVLEERREAIEGGMEKAEATQAEAQQVLEDYRAQLADARHEAARLRQEAQEQGAALIAEMRAEGQRQREEIIAAGHSQIEADRKQAAQTLRQDVGRLATDLAGRIVGESLEDVARQSRTIDRFLDELEAKTTDGSKAEAGR; this is encoded by the coding sequence GTGAACGCCCTGGTACAGGTGGCGGCTGAGGAGAGTGAGAACCCCCTCATCCCGCCGATCCCGGAGCTGGTCATCGGCCTGATCGCCTTTGCCATCGTCTTCATCTTCCTCGCCAAGAAGCTCCTCCCGAACATCAACCGGGTTCTGGAGGAGCGCCGCGAGGCGATCGAGGGCGGCATGGAGAAGGCCGAGGCCACTCAGGCCGAAGCCCAGCAGGTCCTCGAGGACTACCGAGCCCAGCTCGCCGACGCCCGTCACGAGGCCGCGCGACTGCGCCAGGAGGCGCAGGAGCAGGGCGCCGCGCTCATCGCCGAGATGCGCGCGGAGGGCCAGCGGCAGCGTGAGGAGATCATCGCCGCCGGTCACTCGCAGATCGAGGCCGATCGCAAGCAGGCCGCTCAGACCCTGCGCCAGGACGTGGGCAGGCTCGCCACCGACCTGGCCGGCCGGATCGTCGGTGAGTCGCTCGAGGACGTGGCCCGGCAGAGCCGCACCATCGACCGGTTCCTCGACGAGCTCGAGGCGAAGACGACCGATGGCTCGAAGGCCGAGGCCGGCCGATGA
- the atpE gene encoding ATP synthase F0 subunit C: MSALQTLAADGVTGNLGSIGYGLAAIGPGVGVGIIFGNGTQALARQPEAAGLIRANQIMGFAFCEALALIGIVMGFLFKS; encoded by the coding sequence ATGTCCGCTCTCCAGACCCTCGCCGCCGACGGCGTCACCGGCAACCTCGGCTCGATCGGTTACGGTCTCGCCGCCATCGGCCCCGGCGTCGGCGTCGGCATCATCTTCGGTAACGGCACCCAGGCCCTGGCCCGTCAGCCCGAGGCGGCCGGCCTGATCCGCGCCAACCAGATCATGGGCTTCGCCTTCTGTGAGGCGCTCGCGCTGATCGGTATCGTCATGGGCTTCCTTTTCAAGTCCTGA
- the atpB gene encoding F0F1 ATP synthase subunit A, whose product MSSDQTLAFETNCHIFDGCGFPAPGLHSFKFEPLFSVGGFDFNKPMLLALLGTVAIVWFFWAAFGRAKVVPGKLQMVGEAGYDFVRRGLVYEALGKKEGEKYVPLMVSLFFFVWIMNLWSVIPIAQFPVTSIIAFPAGLAAIVYVLWMYLTFKKHGFVGGWKNITGYDKELGAILPMIVVIEFFSNVIIRPFTHAVRLFANMFAGHLLLLMFTIGSWYLLNGIGIAYAGASFVMTILLTAFELFIQAVQAYVFVLLACNYVQGALAEHH is encoded by the coding sequence GTGAGTTCTGACCAGACGCTCGCCTTCGAGACGAACTGCCACATCTTCGACGGGTGCGGCTTCCCGGCACCCGGACTCCATTCGTTCAAGTTCGAGCCGCTGTTCTCGGTCGGCGGATTCGACTTCAACAAGCCCATGCTGCTCGCGCTGCTGGGCACCGTCGCCATTGTCTGGTTCTTCTGGGCCGCGTTCGGCCGGGCCAAGGTGGTCCCCGGAAAGCTGCAGATGGTCGGCGAGGCCGGATACGACTTCGTACGCCGAGGGCTGGTCTACGAGGCCCTCGGGAAGAAGGAGGGGGAGAAGTACGTCCCCCTCATGGTCTCGCTGTTCTTCTTCGTGTGGATCATGAACCTGTGGTCGGTCATCCCGATCGCCCAGTTCCCGGTGACGTCGATCATCGCCTTCCCGGCCGGTCTCGCCGCCATCGTCTACGTCCTCTGGATGTACCTGACCTTCAAGAAGCACGGCTTCGTCGGCGGCTGGAAGAACATCACCGGCTACGACAAGGAGCTCGGCGCGATCCTGCCGATGATCGTCGTGATCGAGTTCTTCTCGAACGTGATCATCCGGCCCTTCACCCACGCGGTCCGGCTCTTCGCCAACATGTTCGCCGGCCACCTGCTGCTGCTGATGTTCACCATCGGCTCCTGGTACCTGCTGAACGGCATCGGGATCGCCTACGCGGGCGCGTCCTTCGTGATGACGATTCTGCTGACCGCCTTCGAGCTCTTCATCCAGGCTGTCCAGGCGTACGTCTTCGTGCTCTTGGCCTGCAACTACGTTCAGGGCGCGCTCGCCGAGCACCACTGA